A stretch of the Panicum virgatum strain AP13 chromosome 9N, P.virgatum_v5, whole genome shotgun sequence genome encodes the following:
- the LOC120691825 gene encoding uncharacterized protein LOC120691825 isoform X1, which produces MTKKSGYGRATRDAHHDQSKDQGDHSVNSFRFQKITGEANQQKKHGQSNSSSGHQAPAAAKRKTWKKYLTFLSMFHNKMKHKKSDTKAPTGFKQRRNSKRSPCPVLQECSNLVRVIQRTAADCFAAAASGAGDEDELRCYMQLDQVSYGVKRETFGPIYLVT; this is translated from the exons ATGACAAAGAAGAGTGGTTATGGGAGGGCTACGCGTGATGCTCACCATGACCAATCCAAGGACCAAGGTGACCATTCAGTGAACTCGTTCAGATTTCAGAAG ATCACGGGAGAAGCAAATCAGCAAAAGAAGCATGGACAGAGCAACAGTTCATCAGGGCACCAAGCTCCTGCAGCTGCGAAGAGGAAGACGTGGAAGAAGTATCTGACGTTCCTGTCGATGTTCCACAACAAGATGAAGCACAAAAAGTCGGATACCAAGGCACCAACCGGCTTCAAGCAGAGGAGGAACTCGAAGCGCTCGCCCTGTCCAGTGCTCCAAGAATGCAGCAACCTTGTCCGCGTTATCCAGCGGACGGCGGCAGATTGCTTCgctgcggcggcgtccggcgctGGTGATGAAGACGAGCTGCGTTGTTACATGCAGCTTGACCAGGTGAGCTACGGCGTGAAGAGGGAGACCTTCGGACCGATCTACCTGGTCACATGA
- the LOC120691825 gene encoding uncharacterized protein LOC120691825 isoform X2 has translation MTKKSGYGRATRDAHHDQSKITGEANQQKKHGQSNSSSGHQAPAAAKRKTWKKYLTFLSMFHNKMKHKKSDTKAPTGFKQRRNSKRSPCPVLQECSNLVRVIQRTAADCFAAAASGAGDEDELRCYMQLDQVSYGVKRETFGPIYLVT, from the exons ATGACAAAGAAGAGTGGTTATGGGAGGGCTACGCGTGATGCTCACCATGACCAATCCAAG ATCACGGGAGAAGCAAATCAGCAAAAGAAGCATGGACAGAGCAACAGTTCATCAGGGCACCAAGCTCCTGCAGCTGCGAAGAGGAAGACGTGGAAGAAGTATCTGACGTTCCTGTCGATGTTCCACAACAAGATGAAGCACAAAAAGTCGGATACCAAGGCACCAACCGGCTTCAAGCAGAGGAGGAACTCGAAGCGCTCGCCCTGTCCAGTGCTCCAAGAATGCAGCAACCTTGTCCGCGTTATCCAGCGGACGGCGGCAGATTGCTTCgctgcggcggcgtccggcgctGGTGATGAAGACGAGCTGCGTTGTTACATGCAGCTTGACCAGGTGAGCTACGGCGTGAAGAGGGAGACCTTCGGACCGATCTACCTGGTCACATGA
- the LOC120688315 gene encoding pumilio homolog 23-like, producing MVCVGSKAISPKGSRQNGFIDGDSDDSSPKKRGRKDKGEKPRKGGHGSRKGLSLGKPQHGKVKKQRRSDDGKKGKGRGKDRSGSSMVINPGDLKNHDALPSSNTSKPVQNVLRKRVDPETAKYFMEISNLFDNKEIDLDERSTICANALEETRGKELELSTDAVISHTLQVLVEGCELEQLCTFLRNCIGYFPVIAMDKNGSHVAEAALKSLATHLEDETSRIMIEEILNKICKVVAADAANVMSSCYGSHVLRTLLCLCKGVPLESLQDFHTTKRSAVLAERLSCGTYQSGEHGPMNFENGFSDMFKSFVREMLHNAKADIANLRVDKNSSLVLQTALKLSSGDDNELHHVISILLGYDEDGTVEKRDYSERREEIVTLLEESAYSHLLEVIVEVAPEELRNSMLVGTLRGALFAISSHHCGNYVVQALISSAKTSDQMNQIWEELGPKIKELLELGKTGVVASILAACQRLETYRLESSQALSAALSSDSESPGSIVAHVLFLENYLQERSYWKWPLGAKMSVLGCLMLQSIFQYPHQYIRPYVASLLAMEDDQVLQISKDSGGSRVLEAFLGSSATAKRKFKVLGKLQGHYGEIAMNPSGSFLVEKCFTASNLSHKEGIVAELLAVQSELSKTRHGFHLLKKLDIDRYARRPEQWRASQTSKETTHRQFEVEFGTNSKPVAQNFKEKAPSQSPVKKLKQKSDKITEDASNNKPDFTQNGNSKRPKSAKATSEKESSSKKLASHGTSVAFLKDSGKRKSPGFLSDKPSVKKQKHHRPSSGKPDGKRFVQGSSASMPFVKNTGKPKQSIAELADLAAKEKLSVSEVRKLLKPEMSGKS from the exons ATGGTTTGTGTTGGTTCGAAGGCAATTAGTCCCAAGGGCAGCAGACAAAACGGCTTCATAGATGGAGATTCAGATGATAGCTCACCTAAGAAGAGGGGAAGGAAGGATAAGGGTGAGAAGCCCAGGAAAGGGGGACATGGTTCGAGGAAAGGACTTTCTCTAGGGAAACCTCAGCATGGGAAGGTTaagaagcagaggaggagcgATGATGGGAAGAAAGGGAAAGGGCGAGGAAAGGACCGTTCAGGAAGCTCCATGGTGATCAATCCTGGGGATCTCAAGAATCATGATGCATTGCCATCCTCCAACACATCAAAGCCAGTGCAAAACGTTCTTCG GAAAAGAGTTGATCCTGAAACCGCAAAGTACTTTATGGAGATCTCCAATCTCTTTGATAACAAGGAGATTGATCTGGATGAGCGCTCAACTATATGCGCTAATGCCTTGGAagaaacaagaggaaaagagctTGAACTTTCTACCGATGCTGTTATAAGCCACACCTTGCAGGTTCTTGTAGAAGGCTGTGAGTTGGAGCAGTTATGCACCTTCCTCCGCAATTGCATCGGGTACTTTCCAGTAATTGCCATGGATAAAAATGGGTCACATGTGGCAGAAGCAGCTCTCAAGTCACTTGCTACACATCTCGAAGATGAGACCTCCAGGATCATGATAGAAGAGATACTGAACAAGATATGCAAG GTTGTTGCTGCAGATGCTGCTAATGTGATGTCCAGCTGCTATGGGTCACATGTTCTTCGTACTCTGCTTTGTCTTTGTAAGGGTGTTCCGTTAGAGTCACTGCAAGACTTCCACACCACTAAGAGATCTGCTGTTCTAGCTGAGCGGTTGAGTTGTGGTACATATCAATCTGGTGAACATGGTCCAATGAATTTTGAAAATGGTTTCTCAGACATGTTTAAGTCTTTTGTCAGAGAGATGCTACATAATGCAAAGGCTGACATTGCAAACTTACGAGTTGACAAGAACAGTAGCCTTGTTTTACAG ACTGCACTGAAACTATCCTCTGGTGATGATAACGAGTTGCATCATGTAATATCAATACTTCTTGGTTATGATGAAGATGGTACTGTAGAGAAGAGAGATTACAGTGAAAGAAGGGAGGAAATTGTGACATTGCTTGAAGAAAGTGCTTATAGCCATCTCCTAGAG GTCATTGTGGAGGTTGCCCCAGAGGAATTGCGCAACAGTATGCTTGTTGGTACTCTTAGGGGTGCATTATTTGCAATCTCATCTCACCACTGTGGCAATTATGTTGTGCAAGCTTTAATATCATCAGCGAAAACCTCAGATCAG ATGAATCAAATATGGGAGGAACTTGGTCCAAAAATTAAGGAATTGCTTGAGCTAGGAAAAACAGGGGTTGTCGCTTCCATCTTAGCGGCATGCCAGCGGCTTGAAACTTATCGCCTTGAG AGTTCTCAAGCTCTTTCTGCGGCATTAAGTTCAGATTCCGAGTCACCTGGTAGCATTGTTGCGCATGTACTGTTTCTCGAGAACTACCTACAGGAGAGATCTTATTGGAAATGGCCTCTTGGTGCAAAGATGAGTGTCCTGGGTTGCTTGATGCTGCAATCAATTTTCCAATACCCACAT CAATATATTCGACCATATGTTGCAAGCTTGCTGGCTATGGAAGATGATCAGGTCCTCCAAATTTCCAAGGATTCGGGAGGTAGCCGTGTTCTTGAGGCTTTTCTAGGTTCAAGTGCCACAGCAAAGCGAAAATTTAAAGTATTGGGAAA GTTGCAAGGTCATTATGGAGAGATTGCTATGAATCCTTCTGGCTCATTCTTAGTGGAGAAGTGCTTTACTGCCAGTAACCTTTCTCATAAGGAGGGCATAGTAGCAGAGCTGCTGGCTGTGCAATCCGAACTATCCAAAACAAGACACGGGTTTCATTTGCTAAAGAAGCTGGACATTGATAG ATATGCTAGGCGACCAGAGCAGTGGAGGGCTAGTCAAACTTCAAAAGAAACAACTCACAGACAGTTTGAGGTTGAATTTGGTACTAACAGTAAACCAGTTGCACAAAATTTCAAAGAGAAGGCCCCTTCTCAAAGTCCTGTGAAGAAACTTAAGCAGAAGTCTGACAAAATTACTGAGGATGCCAGCAACAACAAACCAGATTTCACTCAGAATGGAAACAGTAAGAGGCCAAAATCTGCCAAGGCAACTTCTGAGAAAGAATCTAGCAGCAAGAAACTTGCAAGCCATGGCACCAGCGTGGCATTCTTGAAGGACTCTGGCAAGAGGAAATCACCTGGTTTCCTCTCAGATAAACCAAGCGTCAAGAAACAAAAACATCACAGACCCAGTTCTGGTAAACCAGACGGCAAGAGATTTGTTCAAGGTAGTAGTGCTAGCATGCCGTTTGTCAAGAACACTGGCAAACCGAAACAGTCCATTGCGGAGCTTGCTGATCTGGCTGCTAAGGAGAAGCTGTCTGTGTCTGAAGTCCGTAAGTTGCTGAAGCCCGAAATGTCAGGCAAGAGCTAA